The Phycisphaerae bacterium DNA window CCAAACCGAGACTGTCGGCTTCTTCGACGAGGCTGTAGTAGGCCTCGATGCCTTCCCAGTAATACTTCTCAAAAAAGGCGATATTGATCTTCACCGCGGCGACGTGCGGGGCGACGATCCGCAGGACTTTAGTCGAAAACTCGAAAATGGCATCGATGGCCGATTCGGTATCCAGTTCGTCGTTGAGTTCCTTACTCTCGCGGATGGCCAGAGGCAGGCGATTATAGACCGGGTCCAGACCCACCGCGATCGGCGAGCCCTTCGCCTTGATTCCTTCAACGAGACGATCAGCAAAATGGTTTGACACGTACCTACCCTCTTGTATGGGACCGGTTCTCGTCCACTAAGTTTCCATCTTTGCCTTCGAAACTATAACTATTTACGTACAGCCACGCAAGGTCAATTGGGGAATTGAAATAAAATTTTACTTTTCGCCATCTTACCCCAAGTCCCAGCGGTTGCCGAACTTATCGGACGTCCAAGTGAACGGCCGCCCCGGATCGTTCGATACATTATATAATTAGATATTCTGCAATCCCGGCATCTTTTGGAGGGGACCTGCGAATGGACCTGTTGACCGCCACCGCCGTCGAAGTGGGCAGTGTTGTTGAAGTATCCGGCAACGAGATCCGGCTGAAGCTGACCCCGGAATTCCTGGAAGCCGCCCGGAGCGAGCACATCGGCCAGCCGGGGGCCTATATCCTGGTTGCGGTCGGCGAACTCAACGTGGTGGGGCTGATCAATTCCCTGCACTTTGATGAAGCCGCCGGCGAAGGGGCCATGACCGTCCAATTGTTCGGCCAAATCCGCGGTGACCGGTTCTCCCGCGGCGTGGACCAGTACCCGGTTATCCACGACCGGGCCCGGCTACCCGAGGAGGAGGATCTGGCCGCGATTCTGGGCGGCGACACCCAGGAGGACCCCGACAAGGTCAACGGGCACCTTCTGCTGGGCCGTTCGGCGATCAACAGCAAGTATCTGACCTACCTGAACACCAAGCACTTTTTCAGCAAACACGTAGCCGTACTGGGCAACAGCGGCGCCGGAAAGAGCTGCACGGTGGCCCGGATCATCTCCCAAGCGATCCGTTCGCCCCACTCGCAGGTCATTCTCTTCGACCTGCACGGCGAGTACCGCCAGGCGTTTTCCGACGACGACGGCAAGCCGCTGCCCAACGTCACGTATCTGAGCGACAAGGACATGATCGTTCCGTACTGGCTGCTGCGCTACTCGGAGCTCGAGGCCCTGTTCGTGGACAAGTCGGACCCGCGGCTGATCGCCAACCAGAGTTCGTTCCTCAAGGAGGCCCTGCGGAAGCTCAAGAGAGGGTCGGCCAAACGTCTGAACCTGCTGGAGAGCTACACCGTCGATACGCCCATCCATTTCTCGATGGAGCACCTGCACACGCACGCGGAGAATATGAACCAGGCCCGGTTCGTGCTCAACACCGAGCGTTACGCCTTCGCCCGCAGTTCGCTGCGGAGCCTGCCTCCGAACGAACAGGAGGAGATCCTTCTGACCCAGAAGGCCCAGTTCAACCAGGGCAACGCGGAGGGCGAGATCCCTCACGCTCTCTACTACCAGAAGCTGATCGGCATGATCGACCGCATGGAGCACCGGCTCAACGACTGCCGCTATGACTTCCTGCTCCGGCCGGTCAAACACGCCCGGGACTCCAAGCTGTTCGTCAGCAACTTCCCGCAGATCAAGGAGGAGCGCGAGGACTGGTCCGAGGTAATCGACTGGCTGATCCGCCTGCTGCTCGGACAGCTCTCAGTCCGCAAGAACCTGACGATCGTGGACCTCAGCTCCATCCCGTTCGACATCGTGGACCTGACCGTCGGACTGCTCACGCGGGTGGTCTTCGACTACAACTTCTTCAGCGTGCCCGCCGAACGGCGGCCGGTGGTCATGGTCTACGAGGAGTCCCACAACTACATTCCTCGCGAGGACAAGGGCGACAGTTTCGCCCGCAAGGCGGTCGAGCGGGTGGCCAAGGAAGGGCGGAAGTACGGCGTCAGCGCCATGGTCGTCTCCCAGCGGCCGGGCGAACTGTCGCACACCGTGCTGAGCCAGTGCAACAACCTCGTGGTCATGCGCCTCAACAACCCCGAAGACCAGCAGTACGTGACGAAGGTCGTCTCCGACCAGTTCGCCGACCTGGTCAAGATGCTGCCGGTTCTGCGGCCGGGCGAGGGCTTCGTGATCGGCGACAGCGTGCCGCTGCCCATGCGGACGCTGGTCACGCTGCCGGAGC harbors:
- a CDS encoding ATP-binding protein; translation: MDLLTATAVEVGSVVEVSGNEIRLKLTPEFLEAARSEHIGQPGAYILVAVGELNVVGLINSLHFDEAAGEGAMTVQLFGQIRGDRFSRGVDQYPVIHDRARLPEEEDLAAILGGDTQEDPDKVNGHLLLGRSAINSKYLTYLNTKHFFSKHVAVLGNSGAGKSCTVARIISQAIRSPHSQVILFDLHGEYRQAFSDDDGKPLPNVTYLSDKDMIVPYWLLRYSELEALFVDKSDPRLIANQSSFLKEALRKLKRGSAKRLNLLESYTVDTPIHFSMEHLHTHAENMNQARFVLNTERYAFARSSLRSLPPNEQEEILLTQKAQFNQGNAEGEIPHALYYQKLIGMIDRMEHRLNDCRYDFLLRPVKHARDSKLFVSNFPQIKEEREDWSEVIDWLIRLLLGQLSVRKNLTIVDLSSIPFDIVDLTVGLLTRVVFDYNFFSVPAERRPVVMVYEESHNYIPREDKGDSFARKAVERVAKEGRKYGVSAMVVSQRPGELSHTVLSQCNNLVVMRLNNPEDQQYVTKVVSDQFADLVKMLPVLRPGEGFVIGDSVPLPMRTLVTLPERTPASADVDFVEVWSNGDSGEEMYHAMSRWFKQTRPEEG